The sequence below is a genomic window from Mugil cephalus isolate CIBA_MC_2020 chromosome 14, CIBA_Mcephalus_1.1, whole genome shotgun sequence.
AGTTTTTACCATGACCCTGTTGGTTTTGTCTTGATGTACTTAAAACCCCAGCTACCCTGAGCAAAGAGCTCCCTGTCAGTTTGTGTTGTCATAACCTTTGACCTGCCAAAAAGCTTTTCCTTTCTGACCTCCGGCATACTGTCTTTCTGCCTAAACAGGTCTGATTAGAGCCTATATCAGGGACACTGTGTGTACTTTGGTCCTAGGACTGAAGGGTTTAGTGTACAGTCAGCATGTAAGTCAAATTACATGTATGTGTTATAATGGTTTgatgttcttattttattcaactTGAGTGCTGAGTTTGTTCTCAAAATCAGATTCTTAAGTGATTCTTGATGATTTACGACGTCATTCTTGTAGGTGCTCAGTATGTACCTAAAAGGAGGTCGTTCCTGAGTTCCCAGAATCACAGAAATAAAGgggtagttgttttttttcatagaaaatGCTTGATGTTGTGATTTTTGGAGAAACTTCCAAGTTACCGGGGGAGCCTTTCAGGAGAATTACAATGTTCCTCACAGGTTTTTATAAGGCTCATGAGGCTCCAGAGAGGTAAGAGGAGATCGGAtgtctccccctcccccctttccctctGAGAGTCCAGCCTCTCCATAGGTGGCGGCTGGAATCCAATCCCTAAAGGCTTTGCAAGAGTTCTTGACATTAATCCTTGTGAATCTTTTGGGGGTTCAAGCTCTCGGTTGTCACTGGTGACGCGTTATTAACTGGTTTTAAGGGTGTGTTGAACACGGCCTTGGAATACTTGAGTCTTTAAGTGGCTTCTGGCATTTATGACAGGGTTGTTAACGTAACTCTGGTAATAGGATATTGTATAAGCAGTGTCTTTAGTTATTGTGGGACATGTAATGCTTCTTAATTGGCCTCTCAAGTTGGGTGTGTGCAGTAATTGTCAAAAAAGGATTCTATGTGAGGTCATTTAGCCGGTTCTTGGTCTTGTTCATGTAACCATTCTTAGGCATAACATTGACAGGAGAATAACTCCCCTCAGCACATGGGAACCAAAGGCCAGGACCCAAAGATACATGccccttctctgatgagtcacaactgttttaatgCACATgttagacctacacaatattaggaagatggtcataatgttttgcctgattggtgtacttCTGCCTCTTTACATCATCTTTTGGTGGACAAAAGAAAGCGCACTATCCTAAGGTGTATATATACAAATCAAGGTCTCGGGACGGTTTGTCAGGATCAAAAAAATCTGGACTGCATTTAGACCATTGTGGGACGCTTCCTGCTTAAATTGAATGTCTAGGAATTTCCAGGAAACCGCTTGAGTCCTGGTTTGAGCGCTCTGCGTGGATGATTTCAGCAAACACTGCACCAGGAGATAAATGTGTTACCATTCCAAAAGTTTGTTAACCTGAGTGTTGCCTTTTAATCTGACCAGTGTTTGATGTTCTTCCCACGGCCGGTTTATTGATCAGGTCTACGTGTTTTGGAATTTCATTTGAAATCCGTCTTTCCCCTCTGACGTGTTCAAACAAACGTTTGACCCTTTGGACTTGAGGTGTGCaatatgaaacacacacacaaactgctgtACTGCAGCATCACGCCACAGCTGCACCAGTCTGACTGCTGGTCTgcttttccctctcttctttttgATTGGCCGGTCTCCCCCTCAGGTCGGCCAGGTAAAGACACTCTCGGCCAATTACAAAAGCCTGCTCTCGAACCTTGTGCATCAGCCCACATGTCGAATTGGGAAGCGGTCACAAATCTAATTCTGCCCAGTGGAGCTGAACGTAAACCACCCAGACTTCCCTGACTGCATTACATATATCACATGACTTATAGAATCCCGCTATACTCGCCTTGCGTCCACACTACTGCTGCCGTATTCTCCCTGTTGAGATGAAACCGTGTTGGTACATGTTCTGACATGTTCTGGTGCACCGAGACCTACTGTGTTTCTGAGTTAGTGTCTCAGCCCAGGGCAAAGTCATAGGTCTGTACCTTAGTCTAACAGCACTCACTCTGTCTAAATGTGTTGTAACTGCAGTAAAAGCATTTTACTCAGGTAGCATTGGAACAGCCACTAGAACCAGGTAACAAACTGTAACTATTACTGATTCTAAAGACCACCACCATCGTCCGCATTTTAATTCCATCTACTTCTACTCCTTGCAAACATATttgtctgctgctgtgctgATAGTATTTATCTCAAACTAGACCACAGTACCTTGTCATATATGGTGCACAGTAAAATTAATGCATGAAGGTATAAAGCACACTCCGTAAACTTACCAAATCAAGTCCAAGAAATGTGACTGATAAGACACAGCCAAGATAAGATACCATCAGAGAACAAGACTCCTAGACAGCTATCCTGTTCTTTGGGCATATATCACCATAAAATCTAAATCCCCATAACTGATTCAGATCAGTCAAAGTCATTCTTCTCTTCCATTTGTCCTTTTAAGGGCTCTGGATGCCTTCACTTGTCAATGGtttctttgatattttttcccctttgccTCTATCTTATATATCTCTTGAGATTTCTGCTCAGTCCGTGTTGCATAAGAGAAGAGGTCAGGCAGAGGTGGCAATGTTCAGCATGATGCCATGGGGCATACAGCCTGTAAATAGAGCTGTGGTCTGAACTGCAGCTTACGCCTTCCCGACCAGAGAATCCTGTTACTCAGCTGACCGTCGGCACCAAATGCCTCCGTCAGTCCCAGAGGTAAAATAAAACGGTGTCCTGTGGTAGAACGAGCTTTTGTGGgaacttatttttcatttatcacGTAGCGGTTTGTAGAGTAGGGAACGGAGCTGATCGTGAGAACCTTTCATTGAATTCAGTCCTACATCGTGTGCGGGATTTCCTCGAAACTGCCTAACCACTCAAGGTGCCAGGAACCGCCTCAAGGACCCTGTTCTCGACCACAAGGAACGGAACCGTGAATGAGTGCTGTTCTCCCCTCACTCACTTTTTGGTGTATGTCATGTGGCCAATCTGTGCAAACAGCTACGGTATATATCACTTTCTGACTCGTTACAGTGAAGACCGAGCTGATTTTCACGACATAAATTTAATCCACGAAACTTAGCGTGTCATGCAGATGAGCTATTTGACTTAACAAGTGTATGGTGTAGGCATCTGGCCTGCAATGGAGAGGCGTGAGCGATTCGTACGGATACCCAGGGTGATGTAGGCTCAACAATGGTATGAATGGACAGGAGAGGCTACGGACTGTTTCTGAGAACTCCCAGTACAGCAGGAAACACTTAGTACACCAGAGGGAAACATCCTGAAGTGCTACCGGAGCATATTGGGTCACACAAGGGCCCTCGTTGGAGAAGTTTTCATCCCCTccactttaaaaccactgagacaCCATCAACGACCATTGGAATCTTCTCAGGAGTCCTAAGAAAACCCTACGAGAGAAAACTCCCCTGAAGAGTATTATTACTGTGATGACTATGGGACTCTGTTGTCCCTGGTATTATCACTGTAGGCCCACTGGAAAACTGTTATCGCACTTTGAGTCACTCAGCGTTGAACTTGCATCTCCAAGGATGGGAGTCCAGAAGATCCCATATGgttacaggtgctggccagtaaattagaatatcatcaaaaagttgaattatttcagtaattccattcaaaaggtgaaacttgtatactgtatactttccttccacacatagtgatatatttcaagtgtttattcattttcatttttattattacaactgacagctaatgaaaacaccaaattcagtatctcagaaaattagaatattctgaaaaggccaatgaaaaaaatgttttttttagaaatgttggccaactgaaaagaatgaacatgaaaagcatgcgcatgtatagcactcaatacttagtcggggctccttttgcctcaatcactgcattaatgcggcgtggcatggactcgatcagtctgtggcactgctcaggtgttatgagagcccaggttgctctgatagtcgtcttcagctcctctgcattgttgggtctagcgcattgcatcttccgcttcacaataccccatagattttctatggggttaaggtcaggcgagtttgctggccaatcaaggacagggataccatggtccttgaaccaggtactggtggttttggcactgtgtgcaggtgccaagtcctgttgaaaagtgaaatctgcatctccataaagttggtcagcagcaggaagcatgaagtgctctaaaacttcctggtagacagctgcattgaccttggacctcaggaaacagagtgggccaacaccggcagatgacatggcaccccacaccatcactgacggtggaaactttacactggacctcatgcaacgtggattctgtgcttctccgctcttcctccagactctgggtccttgatttccaaaggaaatgcaaaatttgctttcatcagaaaacataactttggaccactcagcagcagtccagtccttggcccaggcgagacgcttcttacgctgtttcttgttcaagagtggcttgacacacggaatgcgacagctgaatcccatgtctttcatgcgtctcttcgtggtggttcttgaagcgctgactccagctgcagtccactctttgtggatctcccccacatttttgaatgggtttgtcgtcacaattctctgcagggtgcggttatccctagagcttgtacacttttttctaccacattttttccgtcccttcgcctgtctgttaatgtgcttggacacagagctctgcgaacagccagcttctttagcaatcaacttttgtgtcttgccctccttgtacaaggtgtcaatggtcgtcttttggacaactgttaagtcagaagtcttccccatgattgtggagccttcagaacaagactgaggaaccttttaaaggcctttgcaggcgttttgagttaatcagctgattagtgtggcaccaggtgtcttctatattgagccttttcagaatattctaattttctgagatactgaatttggtgttttcattagctgtcagttgtaataataaaaatgaaaatgaataaacacttgaaatatatcactatgtgtggaaggaaagtatacagtatacaagtttcaccttttgaatggaattactgaaataattcaactttttgatgatattctaatttactggccagcacctgtataagGGTATCTGAAGGGGTTCCTCAACCCTTGGAACACCTCGAGAATCCAAACTCTTCCTGTCAACCTACTCCGTCACCTCCACCAACTATAGCACTGGAACCTCTTTAAACAACTCCAGAACATCTGGAGCCCATAAGAATCCCCCATTACTACTGGTCCTCTCTCAAAAACCCCTGAAGAACCACCTGGGTCCTGGACTGGTCTCACTCAAATCCCTAAAACGAAGCACAATAGAATCTAGTAAAATTCAAAACGTTTAAACTCCTCTTCATTTTGTTCGGATCTCCTTAAATCGGCCTCAAGAACATGTTTGACCAGATCAATAAGCCCCCAAAAAGTTCGtagaaaccaaacaaacaaaacagaaaacacacacaaagaacgTAACCCTCAAATGAAGCTCCATGTGCTCCACGAGAACCACTgcaatctttttttaaagagccATCTCCCAGGTGATCAGTGGCACGCTTTCAAGAACTCATGAATCTCTTCAAATATGTATAATCTCCTCTTACGTCGTGAGCTGGCGCCTGAATCTAATCTGCTCTGATGTAAATATGGTGTCGCAGCAGTTCTTACATCACCATAAATTAAATACTGTTAATAATATACCAGCAGTGCACATACACTATTCATTAGATTGTGTAACATTcccatttcatttctgttcatACATTTCAACCAACTGAACTCATAAACCCCAAGATGATGATTCAACGCGGTCAGAAGATAAGATCAATAGGTAATCACCTGCTCTGTCCAAGAACAATGTAAACAAAGGCTGTGCCTCATCTGAAATGATGATGCTATGCTAATCCAGTCAGTCAGAATCAGAGCGGAAGGAACCGTAGTAGTAATTAAATCCTCGCACTGATGGAAGGATGCGATGCTCTGACTGCATGAAGCAAACTGCTCCTGTTCAGGTCCTGATGGCTGCAAGCTGGATGTTTCAGATTTAATTAGCACTGTATTTCTGTCGGACTGTTAAGGACAAACACTTTACATGCGAGAAATAGGTGACTTAAGAGAAGTTAAATTGCCTTTGagacctctttctttctttctttctttctttctttctttctttctttttcttttttttttttacatgtgcacAGCTGGACATTAAACTTTGAATCCTcgttaataaataattaaccaaaATGAAAATCTAGATCtagaatataaaaatgtcagcCCCTCTTCCTTGGTGACAGAAAACATTTGGTTGTCAGTATATACAGAGTGTACGGTCAGTGGTTATTACGTGAAGCTGCTCTCTCCCTGGCTGAGGATGACAGCAAAGGAAGCATCTAACCTGACAAGTTTCTGGTTTCAAAATAAAGGCCAGGTTGAGAAATTACCAGTTTTCAGCTGTGGGCTTTGAGACTTTCAGCAGCAATGTTCCCAAATATTTTCAGGAGACTCtggtgtttggtttgtttgtttgttttgagggGGCGTGGTCTACGTCTTAATAAAAGCCCATAATCATATTGCTGTCCCGAATATTAAGTACTACTACTAGTTTATACGGGAACAAATAAGAGCATACCTTTTGTGTTAGTTTgtctttaaattaccgtaaAAACACGAGTATGCGCGGGTAATAAAGTGTCGgcgaataaaaacattttaagcaaATCGTTGAATGTCAAGTTAACTTAAAGGAAACGTGTAAAAGTATTTCCAATGTGTTATGAGACCGTTGCGAAGTAAATTAAAACCGTAACTCGGTAGACAAGCGAGAATAGAGGATGTGTGTGGTAGCAGACACATTCATATCCAATcaacaataaattaaagaatGGGCAATAAATTAAGAATATTGGGCTACCGTTTTGGTATAATTAATATGGGGCAATAAATGTaggaataaatcattttaatgtgcttcttgtttttttgttcgtttgtttgtttctatatATATAGTAGTTTAATACTGACATGAAACATCAAAACCACGAATAAACCCTAAGGATAAAACGGTGTTCAGAATATGTTttctaatgaaaataaacagggaAAAACACTGTACAAGAAGATGTGCGCATGTTTGACGATTAGAACTATTTGAATATCTCCTGCATGTGCTGGCACACTGCTCGCATTATGTCCATATGCGGGctcgcttttattttggagacCGACACTGAGTGATCCGGCCTGTGTCCGTGAACCAGTGAGACTTGACATGCCGAGGGATCAAGTGTTTGAAGGCTGGCGTCTCTCCCTGTCAGTCTCAGCGTGCGTGGAGGACGACCTGTGGTCAGTCACAGAGGAGGGTGAAGAGTGTCGGTGGGGGCAAAGTTTGCCGTGTGTCCAGCTCTTATCTCTCTCATCACATCAGAACACACAGACAGGGTCCAGGCGCACAGAGAGCAGTGAGACGCAGAGCCGGTgtgcgcagcagcagcagcagcatgtagTCAGGACTGAGCGCAGCCGCTGTATGGTGCGTATGTCTCCTGTTATCTATAATGAACCTGTGCTGAAAGGAATGGATGTCTGTTCGTGCGTGGGGAGGTGCAAATCGGTGTGACTGACATCTCTCTTTGCTCCATACTTGATCCAGTTTACTCTCTCTCTGCCGTGGCCCTCCGTCTGCTCCCGTCCGCTACGCTGATCCGTGCCCCGGTGACACACCGGAGCCATGGGTGGGAGTTTAGGCTGCCACCGCTCCATCCCCAAGGACCCCACGGACTTCAGCTGCGGCAAACGCAAATTCAGCGCGGCGTGCAACTTCGGCCACATCATGGTCAACCAGGAGAGGCTCAACATCAACACGGCGACGGAGGAGGAACTCATGACACTGCCGGGAGTCAACCGCACCGTTGCGCAGAACATCGTGGAGTACCGGGACTGTATCGGCGGGTTTAAAAAGGTAGAGGACTTGGCTCTGGTGAGCGGGATCGGAGCCACGAAACTGGAGGTGATCAAACCGGAAATATGTGTGTCCAGCAGGACCAGTTCGTCCCAGCACTCGCCGTCCTCGCTGCGCAAAGACCTGGATCACCAGTCCAACACCGGGATGAACATTAACACCGCCACCCCGGCGCAGCTCATGAGCATCCGTGGCATCACGGAGAAGATTGCCAAGAACATCGTGACCTACCGGGCAGAGCACGGCCCGTTCAAAAGCATCGAGGACTTGGTGAGGgtcaacaacatcaacagctCCTTGCTGGACAAAATCCGCTTCCACGTGTTCGTGGAGCGCTCCAGGGCGCCTTCCACCAACACCAACGGGGGGCTGACCTGCACCACCAAATCTCACCCGAGCCCCACTTCGTTTAGCCTCAAGAGTGACGACCTGGACCTCCCACCGGGAGGACCCACGCAGATCATCTCTGTGCGGCCGGACGTGGAGCCCCCGCTCGGGCTGCGGGACGGGAAGCCCATCGTGCGTCTGGGCACCTGGAGCCTGCAGGGCTGCTCCTGCGATAAGGCCAATAACCCAGGAGTCAAAGAGGTGGTGTGCATGACCCTGCTGGAAAACGAGTGAGTACAACTAACTGAGTTCacctgcattcattcattcattcgtttttgACATGCCAAGTGAGTCTTGACATGTCTTTCTGTTAGGATTTGTATAATGAGTAGAATAAGTAGACAGACGAGGTATTAAgataagaaaaatgtaaatattcttaTAACGTTATAATATtggttttatatataaaatttacTGCAAGACAAATTATAAGCTATATACTTTTCTTTAGGAACTGAGGGTGGAAAGTGTGCACTCTGACAGCTAACCTGTAATACATTTACCACATATGAGGAACTCTCAGTTTTCCTCCCCAGCACTGGCAACAGCATCGCCCAGTTCTCTTTCTTTAACATGTAGCAGCTCCCGAGTACAGATTTAAAGTACGGTGTGGCTCAAATCTGGCCAAAAGAGAGTGGCCTCCGGTTGTAATTGGATGTTGACAACAAATGTCATCTTTAATACAGTGCCATCAGCACCACTCTGGGTCCACTCCTGGCACAGACTCTTGATGCCGGTGCCAGCTGTGTCATCCACAAGCTATATCCAGCCAGATCCATCTGCTGCTACTACGagtgacattttaaagcaaTGTTACGACCAGAAGGAGGAGTGAGCAGTGGACAAAGTTTAAGTCGTAAATGATCTTACTCTATGTTCAGATCAATGACCAGTGCAAGCTTTCTGCTAGAAGATTCGCAAACTGGCCACCACATTGTTGCCCTTCTGTTTACCTGTGCAAGACCTAAGAAGTAACAGCTGACTTTCAGCAGGCACAAAAAGGCAAGGTTCACCTCCTGCCATTTGAGTTTGGTGATAACACTGTTATTTACAGTCACAGGACTGGTGATAGGATACCCTCACTGACACTGTTTGTCAGAGTCCCTGACCAAAGAGCCTTACACAGAATTTAAAGGTa
It includes:
- the eepd1 gene encoding endonuclease/exonuclease/phosphatase family domain-containing protein 1, whose amino-acid sequence is MGGSLGCHRSIPKDPTDFSCGKRKFSAACNFGHIMVNQERLNINTATEEELMTLPGVNRTVAQNIVEYRDCIGGFKKVEDLALVSGIGATKLEVIKPEICVSSRTSSSQHSPSSLRKDLDHQSNTGMNINTATPAQLMSIRGITEKIAKNIVTYRAEHGPFKSIEDLVRVNNINSSLLDKIRFHVFVERSRAPSTNTNGGLTCTTKSHPSPTSFSLKSDDLDLPPGGPTQIISVRPDVEPPLGLRDGKPIVRLGTWSLQGCSCDKANNPGVKEVVCMTLLENDVKLLAVQDLLDREALDKFCVELNQGSLASVRKWKWPRGLWKSIVSEKPTGHSGKGVTYSGFLWDSSSGIDLKDAVVLEPPVVNGNGSHAYPPLYLAHFLLGSYELTVVNVHMKAAASPGESNGKNHNSNEAKGHRFAPSIQETLKGEKELVVLGDFGSPPQSSELDILRKEKLCALVPSTQFTNISTRSPQGNRCLDNIWISRSLKKIYSGHCMVVREGLTNPWIPDNWSWGGVASDHCPVVAEFYADPSPKELSRPGMAVVDRGDIMPKHER